A region of Chitinophaga horti DNA encodes the following proteins:
- a CDS encoding (4Fe-4S)-binding protein: protein MQYKMEKPVHGENGTVKYQCTIDWRNGSFLVDEPLTAGGQDLGPDPYTLMLASLASCTMITLRMYIERKNWNVPRIIVNANLWQEKVEDRTKTTMDRDIAFPGAELDTTQKNRLLEIAKNCPISKLLEGETIVRSFVLHEEDIEEKIKYSNDDITVLWKPSFCKHAARCVSQLPTVFDVKARPWINPHGATTEQIIEQVNRCPTGALTYIRK from the coding sequence ATGCAATACAAAATGGAAAAACCCGTACACGGCGAAAACGGTACGGTAAAATATCAATGCACGATCGATTGGCGTAATGGTTCTTTTTTGGTAGATGAACCGCTTACCGCGGGCGGACAAGATCTTGGCCCGGACCCATACACGCTCATGCTGGCTTCCCTGGCCTCCTGTACGATGATCACTTTACGCATGTACATCGAGCGAAAAAACTGGAATGTGCCGCGCATTATCGTGAACGCTAATCTCTGGCAGGAAAAAGTGGAAGACCGCACCAAAACTACCATGGACCGCGACATTGCTTTTCCCGGGGCAGAGCTGGATACCACGCAGAAAAACCGGCTGCTCGAGATCGCGAAGAACTGTCCTATTTCGAAATTACTCGAAGGCGAAACGATCGTACGTTCTTTCGTGCTGCATGAAGAAGATATCGAAGAAAAAATCAAATACAGTAATGACGACATCACCGTATTATGGAAACCTTCTTTCTGCAAACATGCCGCACGTTGTGTAAGCCAGTTGCCAACCGTGTTTGATGTAAAAGCGAGACCATGGATCAACCCACATGGCGCCACTACCGAACAAATTATCGAACAGGTGAATCGTTGCCCGACCGGCGCGTTGACTTACATCAGAAAATAG
- a CDS encoding sigma-54-dependent transcriptional regulator, which yields MILIIDDDIAVRTSLLLLLQQEGFTASAAGTREEALRVVSNTPPSLILLDLNFSLDTSGREGMELLQKLRQLNATVPIILITGWGSIELAVQGMKLGANDFVTKPWNNDSLLQSIRTLLDLRTSKPLQGTRRQLDEQYNFRQIIGEDPAMMQILETIGRVAATDASVLIMGESGTGKELIAEAIHHNSQRRHKPFVKVNLGGISTSLFESEMFGHMRGAFTDARYDRVGRFELANKGTIFLDEIGDLDAGSQVKLLRVLQDRTYEVLGSSRTKVTDVRVVCATNKNLHDMAATGTFREDLLYRINLITIKLPALRERPKDIPLLVNSFINNLKEIYQRPDVRVTPSAMKWLQRLPLPGNIRQLKNLVERTILVSRGEQLDQSDFQSQLELSPVKTGNLQLPGVGSITLEELEIEMIKRAMLFHQHRVAKAAVSLGLTRSALYRRLEKYNIPYDETSD from the coding sequence ATGATTTTAATTATTGATGACGATATAGCGGTGCGTACGTCCCTCTTGCTGTTATTGCAGCAGGAGGGATTTACCGCTTCCGCAGCAGGCACCCGGGAAGAAGCGCTGCGGGTGGTGTCAAACACGCCGCCTTCGCTGATCCTGCTGGACCTGAACTTCTCGCTGGACACTTCGGGCCGGGAGGGGATGGAGCTGCTTCAGAAGCTGCGCCAGCTCAATGCCACGGTACCCATCATTCTCATTACCGGCTGGGGCAGCATAGAACTGGCCGTGCAGGGCATGAAACTGGGTGCCAACGACTTTGTAACTAAGCCCTGGAACAACGACAGCCTGTTACAAAGTATCCGTACACTGCTGGACCTGCGCACCAGCAAACCTTTACAGGGCACGCGCCGCCAGCTCGACGAGCAATATAATTTCAGGCAGATCATCGGGGAAGATCCGGCGATGATGCAGATACTGGAAACGATTGGCCGGGTAGCTGCTACAGATGCATCGGTGCTCATCATGGGCGAAAGTGGTACGGGTAAAGAACTGATCGCCGAGGCTATTCACCACAACAGTCAGCGCCGCCACAAGCCGTTCGTGAAAGTGAACCTGGGCGGCATCTCTACCAGCCTGTTCGAAAGCGAGATGTTCGGGCATATGCGCGGGGCTTTTACAGATGCGCGTTACGACCGGGTAGGCCGCTTTGAACTGGCCAACAAGGGCACGATCTTTTTAGATGAAATTGGCGACCTCGACGCCGGCAGCCAGGTAAAACTATTGCGCGTATTGCAGGACCGCACGTATGAAGTGTTAGGCAGCAGTCGCACCAAGGTGACGGATGTTCGCGTGGTATGCGCCACGAACAAAAACCTCCATGATATGGCAGCCACAGGCACGTTTCGGGAAGACCTGCTGTATCGTATCAACCTCATTACTATTAAATTGCCTGCGCTGCGCGAGCGACCGAAAGATATTCCGTTGCTGGTGAACAGTTTCATCAATAACCTGAAAGAGATTTACCAGCGCCCGGATGTACGCGTAACGCCGTCTGCCATGAAATGGCTGCAACGGTTGCCCTTACCGGGCAACATCCGCCAGCTGAAAAACCTGGTGGAACGTACGATCCTGGTGAGCCGCGGCGAGCAGCTGGACCAGTCGGATTTTCAATCGCAGCTGGAACTGTCGCCGGTGAAAACGGGCAACCTGCAATTACCGGGCGTGGGGTCGATCACGTTAGAGGAACTGGAAATTGAGATGATCAAACGCGCCATGTTGTTTCATCAGCATCGTGTAGCCAAGGCAGCGGTATCGCTGGGATTAACCCGCAGTGCGCTGTACAGGCGCCTGGAAAAATATAACATTCCGTACGATGAAACTTCGGACTAA
- a CDS encoding aminopeptidase P family protein → MHFKLFPKATYKRRREVLRTNIGSGLILLMGNEYSSMNYKDNTFPFRQDSTFLYYFGLDVAGLAGIIDAESGEEVIFGNELSIDDIIWTGDLPTVREMAAEVDVRNTAPYAEIGNYVKKALSAGRTVHILKPYRPENKIRLAEWLSVPVAEVDQKVSVKLIKAVVAQRSHKEAIEVAEIEKSVSISVDMHLAAITGTRPGMKEFEVAARVEAVALAANGRLAYPTILSIDGEVLHNHYHGNTIEDGDMVLVDAGAENDMHYAGDLTRTYPGGKQFSSRQAEVYNAVLASMDHAISLLKPGITYMEVHRQANVKLLEGLKAIGLVTGDVEEAVEAGAHTLFFQCGLGHMMGLDVHDMEDLGEQYLGYTDTLIKRTDFGWKSLRLGRELEQGFVLTVEPGVYIIPQLIDRWKADNQLPQFINYSLLEQYRDFGGIRIEDNFLITGNGHQLLGKYLPKTLKEIEALRNY, encoded by the coding sequence ATGCATTTTAAACTTTTTCCGAAAGCTACGTATAAACGGCGCAGAGAGGTATTGAGGACGAACATCGGCAGCGGGCTGATACTGTTGATGGGTAACGAATACAGCAGCATGAACTATAAAGACAACACCTTCCCCTTTCGCCAGGATAGTACGTTTTTGTACTACTTCGGACTGGATGTGGCCGGACTGGCAGGCATCATTGATGCCGAGTCGGGTGAGGAAGTGATCTTTGGCAATGAACTGAGCATCGACGATATTATCTGGACGGGCGACCTGCCTACCGTTCGGGAAATGGCGGCGGAAGTCGATGTACGTAATACCGCTCCCTATGCGGAGATCGGCAATTATGTAAAGAAAGCTTTGTCGGCGGGCCGCACGGTACATATCTTAAAACCTTACCGGCCGGAGAACAAGATCCGCCTGGCCGAATGGTTAAGCGTGCCGGTAGCGGAAGTAGATCAAAAAGTATCGGTTAAACTGATCAAAGCCGTTGTAGCGCAACGTTCTCATAAAGAAGCGATCGAAGTCGCTGAAATAGAAAAATCCGTTTCCATCAGCGTAGACATGCACCTGGCTGCCATTACCGGCACCCGCCCGGGCATGAAGGAATTTGAAGTGGCGGCCAGGGTAGAAGCCGTAGCCCTGGCTGCGAACGGCCGCCTGGCTTATCCGACGATCCTGAGCATTGACGGTGAGGTATTACACAATCACTATCACGGCAACACCATTGAAGACGGGGATATGGTATTGGTAGATGCAGGTGCTGAAAACGATATGCACTACGCCGGTGACCTGACCCGTACTTACCCCGGCGGCAAACAGTTCAGCAGCCGTCAGGCCGAGGTGTACAACGCCGTACTGGCTTCTATGGACCATGCCATCAGTCTCCTGAAACCAGGCATAACGTATATGGAAGTACACCGCCAGGCGAACGTAAAATTGCTGGAAGGCCTGAAAGCCATCGGCCTCGTGACCGGCGATGTGGAAGAAGCGGTTGAAGCCGGCGCCCATACCCTCTTTTTCCAATGCGGCCTCGGTCACATGATGGGGCTCGACGTGCACGATATGGAAGACCTTGGCGAACAGTACCTGGGGTACACGGATACGCTCATCAAACGCACCGACTTCGGCTGGAAATCGCTCCGCCTCGGCCGCGAGCTGGAGCAGGGTTTTGTGCTCACGGTAGAACCCGGTGTATACATCATCCCACAACTGATCGATCGCTGGAAGGCAGATAACCAACTGCCGCAGTTTATCAATTACTCCCTGCTGGAGCAATACCGCGACTTCGGTGGCATCCGCATAGAGGATAACTTCCTGATCACCGGGAACGGCCACCAGTTGCTGGGCAAATACCTGCCTAAAACACTGAAAGAAATAGAAGCGCTGCGGAACTACTAA
- a CDS encoding PAS domain S-box protein: MIDVISPARIVLVYVILSLLWIYFSDTMLLYVFEDPTAAALTQVQHFKGAGYILLTGVLLLWLLKGYWHRIKETDTAYSRIFETSPQPMWIFDKKTYAFLEVNDAALYAYGYSRDEFLNLTILDIRPTEDIQKIMTSQVTTKEGYQKAGMWRHLRKDRSIMYVNVQAYGTNFQGHEAEVVCVWDMTEKYLADEALKEQKRVLSTIINSTEDLIWSVNKHKRFVAFNKPFATIIGQMAGRPIEVGDDQPVVESEAQFQKWQQLYDRALEGEKIVLEEERFMPDLGQVFTETTFNPIFEGTDIVGVACFARDVTTTRQQAIQLKKAVERYDLVNLATNDAIWDWDLAEDKITWNDNVLLTFGYQYMIDDASHWKEHLHPDDAERVIESVFGAIYEGKTNWSAEFRFKTGNNTYRYVIARSYIMKNDKGQAVRMIGSMRDIQDRKSSEEEIRKLSLVASLTSNPVIILDHEGRIEWVNKAFELLSGYTLEEVNGQTPQSFLHGPDTNPDTVEEILRCIQQGRNCKAEVLNYSQWGEPYWVMADITPVVDDEGKVEKTITIQTNISEQKKFEQQLETTNRHLMEVAYISSHRLRRPVASLLGVMALFDKQNMNNPENGQLVSYIEKLTQEMDAMLHELADKCNQIYLNSHQQEEPTEN, translated from the coding sequence ATGATTGATGTGATTTCACCCGCGCGCATTGTGCTTGTGTATGTTATTTTAAGTTTGCTATGGATCTATTTCTCCGACACGATGTTATTGTATGTGTTCGAAGACCCCACCGCGGCAGCGCTTACACAGGTACAACATTTTAAGGGAGCCGGCTACATCCTGCTCACCGGCGTGCTGCTATTGTGGCTACTGAAAGGCTATTGGCACCGCATTAAAGAAACTGACACGGCCTACAGCCGCATTTTCGAAACGAGCCCGCAACCAATGTGGATCTTCGACAAAAAAACTTACGCTTTCCTGGAAGTGAATGACGCCGCCCTGTATGCCTACGGCTACTCCCGCGACGAATTCCTGAATCTCACCATTCTCGACATTCGCCCCACGGAAGACATCCAGAAAATTATGACCAGCCAGGTCACCACCAAAGAAGGTTACCAGAAGGCGGGCATGTGGCGGCATCTGCGTAAAGACCGATCCATTATGTATGTAAACGTACAAGCTTACGGCACCAACTTCCAGGGGCACGAGGCTGAAGTGGTTTGCGTATGGGATATGACCGAAAAATACCTGGCGGACGAAGCCCTGAAGGAGCAAAAAAGGGTATTATCCACCATCATCAACAGCACCGAAGATCTCATCTGGTCTGTAAACAAACATAAACGTTTCGTCGCCTTCAATAAACCGTTCGCCACGATCATCGGCCAGATGGCCGGCCGCCCTATCGAGGTGGGTGACGATCAGCCGGTGGTAGAAAGCGAGGCACAGTTCCAGAAATGGCAGCAGTTGTACGACCGCGCGCTGGAAGGAGAAAAGATCGTACTGGAAGAAGAACGCTTCATGCCCGACCTGGGACAAGTATTTACCGAAACTACCTTTAACCCCATTTTCGAGGGCACCGATATAGTGGGCGTCGCCTGTTTTGCCCGCGATGTTACAACTACCCGGCAGCAAGCCATCCAGCTGAAGAAAGCCGTAGAGCGCTACGACCTCGTCAATCTCGCCACCAACGACGCCATCTGGGACTGGGACCTGGCGGAAGATAAAATCACCTGGAACGATAACGTACTGCTCACCTTTGGCTACCAATACATGATCGACGATGCCAGTCACTGGAAAGAACACCTGCACCCCGACGATGCAGAACGGGTGATCGAATCCGTATTTGGCGCCATCTATGAAGGAAAAACCAACTGGTCGGCCGAGTTTCGCTTTAAAACGGGTAACAATACCTACCGCTACGTGATCGCCCGCAGTTATATCATGAAAAACGATAAGGGACAAGCCGTACGTATGATTGGCTCCATGCGCGACATACAGGACCGCAAAAGTTCCGAGGAAGAAATCAGGAAGTTGTCGCTGGTGGCAAGCCTCACTTCCAACCCGGTGATCATTCTCGACCACGAAGGCCGCATCGAATGGGTGAACAAAGCCTTCGAGCTGCTCTCCGGTTATACGCTGGAAGAAGTAAACGGACAAACACCACAATCGTTCCTGCATGGGCCGGATACCAATCCCGACACGGTAGAAGAGATTCTGCGTTGTATACAACAGGGACGTAATTGTAAGGCAGAAGTGCTGAATTACAGCCAATGGGGCGAGCCGTACTGGGTGATGGCAGATATTACGCCAGTAGTAGACGATGAGGGCAAAGTAGAAAAAACCATTACGATACAAACCAATATCAGCGAGCAAAAGAAGTTCGAACAGCAGCTGGAAACAACCAACCGGCACCTGATGGAAGTCGCCTACATCAGCTCCCACCGCCTGCGCCGGCCCGTGGCATCCTTACTGGGTGTAATGGCCCTGTTCGATAAACAGAACATGAACAACCCGGAGAACGGGCAACTGGTGAGCTACATTGAAAAACTTACCCAGGAAATGGATGCGATGCTACACGAACTGGCAGACAAGTGTAACCAAATTTACCTGAACAGTCACCAGCAGGAGGAGCCGACAGAAAACTAA
- a CDS encoding alpha-L-fucosidase, with protein sequence MKRKVNFSVWTAMLAGILLLPSAVTTAQTISAEQLRKDQQDFVNLGFGMFIHYGIATYVNDDWADPDAPASLFNPKKLDAEQWAKAAKSANMTYGCLTTKHHSGFPIWDTKTTDYNVMNSPLKRDVVKEYADAFRKNGLKVMLYYSILDTHHELRPGQITKAHIGMVKEQLRELLTNYGTIDAMIIDGWDAPWSRISYDDVPFEEIYMLIKSIQPRCLVMDLNAAKYPAEALFYTDIKSYEQGAGQHISKESNKLPALSCLPLQSNWFWKTSMPRQRMKNPEELVNKMLVPFNQAYCNFILNVAPNRDGQFDDNALEALKQIGKLYNKPATLPSFPEAAMPIISHNKAKFQPANTSWSNDYAIMDFGNDDRFGTAWNSHPSVKKPWYEVELSGDKGVNLITITEDGNITKYRLEYSVNGVWKTLVNGTDAGKVKVHRFNRVWADKVRIVIEEYKNTPSINEFGVYDERK encoded by the coding sequence ATGAAAAGAAAAGTCAATTTTAGCGTATGGACGGCAATGCTTGCGGGCATTCTTTTATTGCCTTCCGCCGTTACAACAGCACAGACCATCAGCGCGGAACAATTGCGCAAGGACCAGCAGGATTTTGTGAACCTTGGCTTCGGTATGTTTATTCACTATGGCATTGCCACGTACGTAAACGATGACTGGGCAGATCCTGATGCACCGGCCTCCTTATTCAATCCTAAAAAACTGGATGCAGAACAATGGGCAAAAGCAGCAAAGTCAGCGAACATGACCTACGGTTGCTTAACCACCAAACACCACAGCGGCTTCCCTATCTGGGATACCAAAACCACCGATTACAACGTGATGAACAGTCCGTTGAAACGCGACGTGGTGAAAGAATACGCCGATGCTTTCCGTAAGAACGGGCTGAAAGTAATGTTGTATTACTCTATCCTGGATACGCATCACGAACTGCGCCCCGGCCAGATCACCAAAGCACATATCGGGATGGTGAAAGAGCAATTGCGTGAATTGCTCACCAACTACGGTACGATCGACGCCATGATCATCGACGGATGGGATGCACCGTGGTCCAGGATTTCTTACGACGACGTTCCTTTCGAAGAAATTTATATGCTGATCAAGTCTATCCAGCCCCGTTGCCTGGTGATGGACCTGAATGCAGCGAAGTATCCTGCTGAAGCCCTGTTTTACACCGACATCAAGTCGTACGAGCAGGGAGCCGGCCAGCACATCTCTAAAGAGAGCAACAAGCTGCCCGCCCTCTCCTGCCTGCCGTTGCAGTCGAACTGGTTCTGGAAAACCAGCATGCCGCGTCAGCGTATGAAAAACCCGGAGGAACTGGTGAACAAAATGCTGGTACCCTTTAACCAGGCATACTGTAACTTCATCCTGAACGTAGCGCCTAACCGCGACGGTCAATTTGACGACAACGCCCTGGAAGCCCTGAAACAGATCGGCAAGCTGTACAACAAACCAGCTACCCTGCCTTCCTTCCCGGAAGCGGCCATGCCCATCATTTCGCACAACAAGGCGAAATTTCAGCCCGCTAACACCAGCTGGAGCAACGACTACGCGATCATGGACTTTGGTAACGACGACCGTTTTGGTACTGCGTGGAACTCGCATCCTTCGGTGAAAAAGCCCTGGTACGAAGTGGAGCTGTCTGGCGACAAAGGTGTAAACCTGATCACCATTACAGAAGATGGCAACATCACCAAATATCGCCTCGAGTATTCCGTAAACGGTGTTTGGAAAACACTGGTAAACGGTACCGATGCCGGCAAAGTGAAAGTTCACCGCTTTAACCGCGTATGGGCCGATAAAGTGCGCATCGTGATAGAAGAATATAAGAACACTCCGTCGATCAACGAGTTTGGTGTGTACGATGAACGTAAATAG
- a CDS encoding ABC transporter permease, whose protein sequence is MLKNYFKIAIAVLKRRKFFTFISLFGISLTLTILMSLTSLYDFFADPGYPDTKRARTLYIPRIMLTNPEKGWTNSGPMSYYFYKTYISKLATPEFAVMTTEGGTFNTYLGTKKVAIAVKHTNADFFRAFDFDFLEGKAYGQQQVDNSEKVAVISQGLKERYFGDISNVVGKDIHADSDKFRVIGVVKDAPGSDRYTSGDMYLPFTVGKSDLTGTRLHGGYLMTLVARSEAEVPAMQREFQAMASKLKGDGDMSQVDVHADPYMVSFTRGIMRTKAGGDGYLKFMIIIYSGLFLFMLLPTLNLVNVNASRIMERSSEIGVRKAFGASSNVLAIQFVIENLILTLIGGLIGLLFSWIAITIFNTNGFIPNADLTLNLKVLFISLLMCLVFGLLSGVYPAWRMSRLQVVRALKAV, encoded by the coding sequence ATGCTGAAAAATTATTTTAAGATAGCCATCGCCGTGCTGAAGCGCCGAAAGTTCTTTACGTTCATCAGCCTCTTTGGTATCAGTTTAACGCTCACGATACTGATGTCGCTCACGTCGTTGTACGACTTTTTTGCCGACCCGGGGTATCCCGACACGAAACGGGCGCGTACGCTGTATATACCGCGCATCATGCTTACCAACCCTGAAAAAGGGTGGACGAATAGTGGTCCGATGAGTTACTATTTTTATAAAACGTATATCAGCAAACTGGCCACGCCCGAATTTGCGGTCATGACCACGGAGGGCGGCACTTTTAATACTTACCTGGGTACCAAAAAGGTAGCCATCGCTGTGAAACATACGAACGCCGATTTCTTCCGGGCTTTTGATTTCGATTTCCTGGAAGGAAAGGCTTACGGGCAACAGCAGGTCGATAACAGTGAGAAGGTGGCGGTGATTTCGCAGGGGTTGAAGGAGCGGTACTTTGGTGATATAAGTAATGTGGTGGGTAAAGATATACATGCGGATAGTGATAAATTCCGGGTGATCGGTGTTGTGAAAGATGCGCCGGGGTCTGACAGGTATACTTCGGGAGATATGTACCTTCCTTTCACTGTGGGTAAAAGTGATCTGACAGGCACGCGTTTGCATGGTGGTTACCTGATGACGCTGGTGGCCCGCTCCGAGGCCGAGGTGCCGGCGATGCAACGCGAGTTCCAGGCAATGGCATCGAAGCTGAAAGGAGATGGTGATATGAGCCAGGTGGATGTGCATGCAGATCCGTATATGGTCAGTTTTACGCGGGGCATCATGCGCACAAAAGCAGGCGGGGACGGCTACCTGAAATTTATGATCATTATTTATAGTGGCCTGTTCCTGTTCATGCTGCTACCCACGCTTAACCTGGTGAACGTAAACGCCAGCCGTATCATGGAGCGTTCGTCGGAGATCGGTGTGCGTAAGGCGTTCGGCGCATCCTCCAATGTGCTCGCGATCCAGTTCGTGATCGAAAACCTGATACTCACACTGATCGGTGGCCTTATCGGCCTGCTGTTCTCCTGGATAGCGATCACCATTTTTAATACGAATGGCTTCATTCCCAATGCCGACCTGACGCTCAATCTTAAGGTGCTATTTATCAGCCTGCTGATGTGCCTCGTGTTCGGCCTGCTGTCGGGCGTGTACCCGGCCTGGCGGATGTCGCGGTTACAGGTGGTGCGGGCGTTGAAGGCGGTATAA
- a CDS encoding sensor histidine kinase, whose translation MKLRTKYILFVVILHGLTLVLSYFVFREKKILFIASEGLVILSALIAWRLYRELIRPLKTLMQGVDAIRDQDFNVKFVHTGKHEMDQLIDVYNQMIEKLRSERVQQAEQHYFLEKLVSTSPTGIMILDYNGDVQQVNPKALQLMGLREYNEDSVLAHPMFLQARNLQSGEARTVTLDSFHTYKIQKSHFIDRGFPRHFVMIEELTAEILATEKKVYEKVIRMMAHEVNNTVGPVNSIIGSALKADTLFPQLREAMEVAIARNENLNVFMRNFADLVKLPEPSKRTIDIHRLLRSVARLMEARATEKHAVIELDVPAGEWLLQADEQLLEQAFINILKNSLEAVSQNGVIRITSQPSPCEIVIADNGSGIADEAAAQLFSPFYSTKKDGQGIGLTLVREILLNHGYTFALKTYGVGDTRFTIKL comes from the coding sequence ATGAAACTTCGGACTAAGTACATTCTTTTCGTGGTGATCCTGCACGGGCTTACGCTGGTGCTGAGTTACTTCGTATTCCGGGAGAAAAAGATACTGTTTATTGCGTCGGAAGGGTTGGTGATATTGTCGGCCCTCATCGCCTGGCGGTTATACCGTGAGCTGATCCGCCCGCTCAAGACTCTAATGCAAGGCGTAGATGCCATCCGCGACCAGGACTTTAATGTAAAGTTCGTACACACGGGCAAACATGAAATGGACCAGCTGATCGACGTATACAACCAAATGATCGAAAAGCTGCGCAGCGAACGGGTGCAGCAGGCCGAACAGCACTACTTCCTCGAAAAGCTCGTAAGTACATCGCCTACGGGCATTATGATCCTCGATTACAACGGCGACGTGCAGCAGGTAAATCCGAAAGCCTTACAGCTGATGGGCCTGCGTGAATATAACGAAGACAGTGTGTTGGCGCATCCCATGTTCCTGCAAGCCCGTAACCTGCAATCCGGCGAAGCTCGCACGGTAACCCTCGATAGTTTTCACACTTATAAAATACAGAAATCCCACTTCATCGACCGCGGCTTTCCCCGCCACTTCGTGATGATCGAAGAACTGACGGCGGAAATACTGGCCACCGAAAAAAAGGTGTACGAAAAGGTGATCCGCATGATGGCACATGAAGTAAACAACACCGTCGGTCCGGTCAACTCCATCATCGGCTCTGCCCTCAAAGCAGATACCCTCTTCCCTCAGCTGCGCGAAGCAATGGAAGTAGCGATCGCCCGTAATGAGAACCTGAACGTATTCATGCGCAACTTTGCCGACCTGGTCAAGTTGCCCGAACCCTCCAAACGGACGATCGACATACACCGTCTGTTACGCTCCGTCGCCCGCCTTATGGAGGCCAGGGCAACCGAGAAACATGCAGTGATCGAACTGGATGTGCCTGCCGGCGAATGGCTGTTGCAAGCGGATGAACAGCTGCTGGAACAGGCGTTTATCAACATCCTCAAAAACAGCCTGGAAGCGGTGTCACAAAACGGCGTAATCCGTATTACCTCGCAACCTTCGCCGTGCGAAATCGTGATCGCAGACAATGGTAGCGGTATTGCGGACGAAGCGGCTGCACAACTCTTCTCCCCGTTTTACAGCACAAAGAAAGACGGCCAGGGAATAGGCCTTACCCTGGTGCGGGAGATTTTGTTGAATCATGGGTATACGTTTGCGTTAAAAACCTACGGGGTGGGGGATACGAGGTTTACGATTAAACTCTAA
- a CDS encoding FtsX-like permease family protein → MISHFFKLIWNKKRQHFLLILEIMVAYLVVFGIFSAGVFYYRNYAHPRNFRHENVWSINISNHKPGTSRADSLMMILTGVKKQLLATPGVRAAAYMSYNTPFSNSINGNTFKYNDREYSAMNYQAEDDLPEVLQLEVTKGRWYAAQDAGGTRKPVVINELLEKEMFPNGESVGKEVVFGMDGTDRRVIVGVIKDMKHEGDYATPKVGIYERADTGFYSWTGMLLLRVDPSVDAAFEGQVHDRLTSTLKGATIEIQRLPNQLARKNREMAIPVVTAGVIAAFLVINVALGMFGVLWYNISRRRQEIGLRRAIGATAGNVSWQIMGEMLVLTTIAILLGLFFAVQFPLLDVFNLPSGVYVTGMLLATLFVYVLVFICSIYPGREAAAIYPAIALHED, encoded by the coding sequence ATGATCAGTCACTTTTTTAAACTGATTTGGAATAAAAAGCGGCAGCACTTTTTGCTGATCCTGGAAATTATGGTGGCGTACCTGGTAGTATTCGGCATCTTTTCGGCCGGGGTGTTTTACTACCGCAACTACGCACACCCGCGTAACTTCCGGCATGAAAATGTATGGAGCATCAATATTTCCAATCACAAGCCCGGCACTTCACGGGCAGATTCACTGATGATGATACTCACCGGTGTGAAGAAACAGCTGCTGGCCACACCGGGCGTTCGGGCCGCGGCTTATATGAGCTATAACACACCGTTTTCCAACAGTATAAACGGTAATACGTTTAAGTATAATGACCGGGAATACAGTGCGATGAATTACCAGGCGGAAGACGATCTGCCGGAGGTATTGCAGCTGGAAGTAACGAAGGGTCGCTGGTATGCTGCCCAGGATGCCGGTGGTACGCGCAAGCCGGTGGTGATCAATGAACTGCTGGAAAAAGAAATGTTCCCCAATGGCGAGTCTGTTGGTAAAGAAGTGGTTTTTGGTATGGATGGTACCGACAGAAGGGTGATAGTGGGAGTGATAAAGGACATGAAACATGAAGGCGACTACGCAACGCCGAAGGTCGGTATTTACGAACGTGCCGATACTGGTTTCTATAGCTGGACAGGCATGTTGCTGTTGCGGGTAGATCCATCGGTAGATGCGGCATTCGAAGGACAGGTTCACGACCGGCTGACGTCGACGCTCAAAGGTGCTACGATTGAAATACAGCGTTTGCCGAATCAGCTGGCACGGAAGAACCGTGAAATGGCCATCCCCGTGGTAACGGCCGGTGTAATTGCGGCTTTCCTCGTGATTAACGTGGCCTTGGGCATGTTCGGGGTGCTGTGGTACAATATCAGCCGCCGCCGGCAGGAGATAGGGTTGCGCCGCGCCATCGGGGCCACTGCAGGCAATGTGTCGTGGCAGATCATGGGAGAGATGCTGGTACTGACGACGATCGCCATCTTACTCGGCTTATTCTTCGCCGTGCAGTTTCCCCTGCTCGATGTGTTTAATTTGCCGTCGGGTGTATATGTGACGGGCATGCTGCTGGCCACTTTGTTCGTTTATGTGCTCGTATTTATATGCTCCATTTATCCCGGCCGGGAAGCGGCTGCCATTTACCCGGCCATCGCTTTACATGAAGATTAA